ttggatttctGGGGCatgtagtgtctaaagccggaatcgaagtagatcctgataaggtgaaagcagtagtggaatgggaaagccccaagaatgtcactgaaattagaagcttcttgggttggCTGGATAATatcggcgtttcatcgagaattttgcccgaatctcagcaccaatgactaaattaaccaaaaagggtgtgaaattcgactgggcagaggaatgtgagaagagtttccaggaattgaagaagaggttggtgtcggcccttgtgttgaccatccttgaaggcacaggtggaatgacagtctacactgatgcttccaaagttggtttgggttgcgttctcatgcaacgcggtaaagtaatagcgtatgcatcccgacaactaaaggagtatgagaagaactaccccactcatgacttagaactagtctcagtcatttttgcccttaagatttggtgacattatttgtatggggagaagtgtgagatatatagtgatcacaaaagtctgaagtacttcttcacccagaaggatttgaacatgagacagaggagatggcttgagctcatgaaggattacgactgtgacattcagtatcatcccggcaaggcaaatgtagtgacagatgcgttgagtcagaaggcacagactgtgtcactctcatgcttagcagtcagcccaccactcatgcaagaggcgatgctaatggatgaagccctcttatatgaaggagcaaccttagaattggaacgtcaatcagaaaaccttaaatggttgactgtatccttgacggctctacaggtgcatccggctattaggcaagaggtaataatgaaacaacctttggatcctgaattgcaggggatcagagttaaggttcaagatcaaacaatgaacgacccagattttgttttagccagtgatggggcattgatgtttcgaggcagactgtgtgtacccgatgatttggatatacaagataagatagtgcgagaagtacatagctccgagtactcacttcacccaggaagtaccaagatgtacaaagacctcaaacaaaattactggtggccaagcatgaaagtcacaatagctctgtatgtggcgacttgtctcacatgccagaaagtaaaagctacgaggcatcgaccttatggtactcttcagccactcccagtaccagaatggaagtgggagaggataacaatggacttcgtcactggactaccatgtactcctcagggaatggacgcgatatgggtgatagttgatcggcttaccaagactgctcatttcattcccattaagaccaagttctccatggccaaactatcacagctttacatggacaatatagtgcgcttacatggagttccagtgagcattgtttcagatagggacccaaggttcacttctagattttggaaaagcttacagcgtgccttgggatcacaattgaatttgagtactgccttccacccacagacggatggtcagtcggagcgaaccatacaaatattagaggacatgctcagggcatgtacaatggagatgagtggcagttggaaagaatatatacctcttatggagtttgcctataacaacaactaccaagctacaattgggatggctccgtatgaggcgttatatggcaggaagtgtagaactcctttgtattgggatgacgTAGGCGAACGTCAAATGTTAGggcctgagatgatacagatgacttgtgacaaagtcgacgttattcgagaacggattaaagcagctcagtcctgtcaaaagagctatgcagacacccacagaaaagacattgaatttcagccaggagaaaaggtatttctcaagatctctcctactaaagggttgcaaaggtttcacagaaaggggaagttgagcccaagatacattggaccatttgagatcttagcccgggttggctcagtagcctatatgcttgctctgccaccttcactcggggatgttcataatgtattccatgtatccatgctgaagcgattcgttcatgatccctctcatgtattacccacggagccagaataccttgaagctgacatgacctatacagagcagccgactgaaattttggaccgaaaggtgaaaacccttcgcaaccgctccatttcctatgtaaaggtgcgatgggctaatcattcacttgaagaagcgtcttgggagaaagatgatgaaatgcaagccaagtaccctcatctttttgatcaaccaggtacgcaatttcgaggacgaaatttttcagaggggggtaaatgtaataccctacttcttaaacccggtctgaatacacggttgacccggtttaactatgcaggacctgaaccggagagagttagaacgggttccttatggactatgatggcaagggtgaccttaaacaccgactgacccgacaagtccgagctagagccagaagagacgagaatacccaagccgtgtacatgtgcctatcataaggccatgtacggataaagcaggtatgtagccgtattttaaggtgtatacgtatattacatcgtatgccaagggtggggttcgcgccgaggcccgaactctgtcaaaattctaagttttggccctcaggtgggcggacaggtgggcgcacccacccacctgagtgacccatccatgtgaactatttagttatttaagaagtatatatatagcatttatgattttcttttcttttcatttatgacactcgtacgttggtgaggatagtaaagaggagagagaaaagaaagggaagaagaagggaagagaaggaagaggaagaagagaaggatttcagcggcgccgaagcttgatcttcccattccggcgccggaagagtgatcttcaacactagatctacatttagaggtaagcaaagtggGGTTCCTTAagcattcaccatacccaagtaaaacccttgattcgagtagggtttcttgagatcttgtaaatcccctttgaaattatgaatctaaggtttaatagatgatttatgtgttgatcttgaaggatttgaagaggtattgacaaggttggagaagcattgtgggtttgaagtgattttgagggtttgaaggtgttcttgagcaaagaatgtaagatggcttcccattccttaaatctaacctagatctaggttagaaccatcctataagacactgaaagtgtgaagaatgggttggaaaaagccctatttgaatccccaaagaatagaGGAAGTTAGGAAGAAACatcagttttcccgccaagacaggtgggcaagaccggtgggccatctggcccgcctgtgagcacccgcctgagagggcaaggccctcgggcacaaccggcgggccaccctgcccgccggttttaacaggccccctggcccaaccgacgggccaaccggtgggccaacctgcccgtcggtccagaccgatgggccagaccggtgggccagacaggtgggctatctgacccacctgtgaggccccgactatgatttttacgtccgattggacccaaatcggacgtgtgaccttttaggattttaaacatgatcccgtcattggatcgtgttaattttgattctaaaatggtgaagtactaaccccgctcaatcatgttaggttcaccaaatcctacgtttctcgcaccggatctcaaccgtaccgaacgagaatccttgtacactacaagtaagtggggagaggacgtttgaccttgtttcaaggcattgtttggcattcatttaaatgtatctagtctagtcatgccatcatgaacatgctatgtagattagtcatcctcacattgttatgcatgtgtgctatgtttactttctaaatgccaagtgatgagatgcttatgtgatgaatgttgacatcattgtgcatgatgcattgatagactagatgccgtagtcggcttggaaacgagtgcattggtggcccgtggtatgggacgcggtggcactatgcaatcgtactattgtcatataggagcatgcggtttaggattttcaccgtcccgtgctacgacccttcccaacaggggttaaggtgttgggttatcatttggggggaagcagtggtcgcggttgtcgggtcactgtggcagttagacataacgcccgacgggtcattaggacagtcggcaaccccggtggtatattcaagagggtcaatcgtactacttttaaattactggagtcagcacctttaatttcagtcatttacttttctagttgagagccgatggtcggtatgtttttacttttccgagtactcacggtgggccttctccgacagccctatgggcgtatcacgggatggagttcgtggctcgtacccggagtatacgctcACTGTGGCTGttgtagcactaaaccaaagacttagtaatgttgcttaggtggatgtgatttaaaatgtattgcatagcatgtagtgcatatgattgtgttttgctgtgtagactgctgtgtggtccatcttaccacttgctgagctagtgagctcatcccatgtgtgcacccccttttttagatgatttttcaaGTCATatatctgaggagcacggggtgggtcctatagtcgagttccccgaagaggactggtgggcctctgaggagttagagcacggcactgactgctcgtgcgagagttgtgctgcgggaccgcagttctgatgtcgagctgagctccacttttgaggctgagctgagctctaccatgtgatgccgagctgggctcaacccttgacgccgagctgagctctagccttttataccgagccaagctgtgtactctgattttttattatttcccttatgtacttgataggtgaattgtacttttattgtgtaaatatcatgccttcgggcccacatgtatataactattgtatcacaattcgggtatcaagtattatgggaacattcacaggtaaacctagtcttccgttgatctgatgagcttatattagttgtgtgtatgctgtggtggagtactgtatcagatgatcctggcaggtttgggttaaccggtgttaacccggtcactgccccggttctgtgtgaacggggtgtgacattcagtatctaTCTCATAGggttcatttggttttcgagccaggaacaatttgaaaatagacatgatgatcactattgcacgTAATTTTCATACCATGCTTTCATATTgatcagcccaagtcggtgaagttatgagcactttgacgtatTTGGTCCCATATCCCTTTAGATGCTATGATCAATACAGTTGGGtatttgtaattctcattcggaccaaggcatttggttcaAGGTACACTCGATtcaacactgttttgtttgtggccacattcaatTTGTCTAAAttagagtcgttttaaataaattttaaaatctaaaaatgttagagcaaacattgacaaatacgaaaataaacaaaaccagagcCGAACAACACatagatttaacgaggttcatacaCCAATGTGGTGGCTACGTCCTCAGGCGAcaaagatgtttcactatatagaagagagagattatagTACACCCAAGCAGCGACGAGAAAACTCgtcctaaaaccctagcttgaaaaaccccccaaattatAATAACTTgttcaacaagacgatagtacattatgtACTCCTCTAAGTCGTGGGCCGATCCATGGGTCCTATTGGCCCAACTCCTCCGCTTCCATCACATATCTTAAAAAACTTCCTAttcgggttgccaccaaaaCATGTCGAAGCGGgttaatcttcaaaacgggtcatcAATTCgagaaaaatcaacaaaaacTTCTGACATATgttgcccaagtgggagattataaaattttcaattaggtgggctagcatagtccaatgtttattttcaaaaccgatttagtggtgttgactattgatggagtaagcagaaatgaTCCAATAatagtaagtgatctctatggagatattatTATGTGTGGACATAAGATATTGCTTCCTTAATgggaaggaaaccctaatttccttGCAGGGTTGGTCCGTACCCTTAGCCCTATATATAGTTTTAATTGATTCATTAAGTGAAActaatgacctaaagcaaaagaagaagaaggtagaccagaccaaaaaTTGATCATATTGTAAAAGAAGCATGCATGAAGAGTTTTAATGAGTTGTTTTTCTTTAGCCATTGATtaaggtatgcctaaaacatgtcTTTGTAATGTTTATCGTACATGTTCATCGATCTCCATGAATCGTTACCGcatatattttctatcaaaagcTGCCTCATTGCTTGGCCCCCGTGCTAAAGTAACCAAATTTtgagaaagaggggaagaacTAATGAGTAATGAGAAGCAAATGGTAAAACAGTTTTATTTGATTTGTCTATCAGTGTTAAAACGAAATTCTGTACATTGGAACACATTCTGAATCCTCGCAGTaacaagaaaaaaggaaatgcCCTTTCCAAAAGAACTTCAGTTCTCGTATACATAATATAATACATAAACGAACCATCCATCCTCTTCTCATCTTCAATGAAGGAATTGAAGAACAGCAGTTTGCGCCAAGTGTTTTCTACATACAAAGGCTATGGGTTCTGATCACCACTATCAAATCCCAACCTCTCTAACTCAGCCGTCACCGGTGGCTAACTCCACAACAATCGCATTTCCAGTTAACTCAAACCCCTGTTTGGTCGAACAATCCATCCCTCGACCACCGTTCATCCTCCGGCGTATGGAACAAGGCGACACTGATATCTGACAGCTTCTTCCTGCTGATTCGGGACCTGGGACACCTTTGCTGTCTAGGAGCATTTGGTGCTTCGGGACTATAGTGCTCAAGATCACTACTTAAACTAGAAATCTTTGCTCTTGGAGTACTGTAAGCAAAGTGAGATTGCTTTGCTACCAGAGTCTGCAAAAGGGCAAGAACAAAAATCAATCCCAATCGCtcaaaaatgagattttttgaAATGTAAAATCCACTCTTAAGTATTATATACACTTACCGCATCTCTGACAAATTTCGATACTTGGATGAGCTGCTTCAGATCATCATGATATACGCAGCACAGTATTCGAACCAGAATGTCCTCTGGTAAGGCTTCAAGAAGAGACTTTTCATCGTCTCTGATCGTTCTCATACCCTGACGCCTTTTTGATGGAGTCCTGAAATTAGAACTAAAAGGCAACGTCTCCATTGCTGTACGGTTTGAAACAATAatccttttccttcccattgCTCTTGTACAGTGAACAAGCACCAATCCTTCATCTGTTGCTTCTACATTCGAAGCATTCAAGCCTCTGCTCTTCAATTTAGAACTATAAGACTTCCCCAATGCCATTCCTCTGCAAATCCACCAAAAATTCCTCGACAAGATTGGATTTTTAACTTACTGGAACTACACAAAAACTCCCCTGTTCTACTCTGCAATACATTAACAACCAGGATCAACAAGCCGATCAAACAACAACTCTCTAACAAACCAAGctttcaaaaaatgaaattcgtAATTCGTGTAAAGAAGTTTACGTTTATAGAAGATCATCACAAGGAGAGGGataaaaatttctcaattttgaatCGAAAACACTGAAAAGCAAACTTAAAACAAGTATAGATTCAATCCAATTCAATTAAATTAGAGATTCTTCTGCAAAACAAGGATTCTCTTTCCATACCTGATGATTGAACCTAAATCCACTAGCCCGAAAAGATGGCGTTGATAAGAACAACCACCTCAAACCTTTCCTTTATAAAGCCCTCACACGGAGAAGGAACGAACATCGAAGCCCGCCTTTGTTCCACAATGACGGCGTGGGAACAGCACAGATCCTTGACCATCTCATCGCCCTATGAACAAGTGACACGTATCATAATCCAATGTTGGCGTTGTATCTCATGCTTTGTGTGCATGACACGTGTACGCTTTGCACCACTGGTGTGTGGACGTGGTTATCGAtttttattttaccaaaaagtaaaaataaaaataaaaataaaaacgtGATTGTTTATGTAAATTGGGAAATATAGCCGTTAGAGTGTGTTGGACAAGCATCGGTGTGTGGCTGCTTGGTCGGTTTAAGTCGGCTCTGTCGGTAGCTTCCGAAGCACGTTCCTTGCTTAACACACAAGCGGCGCTTGAGGGTATTTTAGTCATTGTATTAGTGTACGTATCAAATCGGATGTAGGTCATCCCGAAATCTGATATGGTATCCACATTAATTGTAATCGGACATTGATCGGTGTCGGATTGTACGAATCAGATAGAAATacccctagttttttttttttaatatttttaaccGATCCATACCGCTCCATAGATGTGATCTCGGCTAGGTATCGAGATCAAGAACATGTAAACTAGTATCGGATCACTTGATACTATCTCCTTCTTTACATTTGTAATGATAGAAAATGGGATATATGTTGGATCCTTCTTTTGTATAGTACTGACTCAGAACTTAAGTCCCTATTAGAATGGTATCCTTGACCTTGAGGCATAAAACTTCTCTACAGGAGGCAATGAGCGAAACTGAGGAATGAAGAGCCAATGGTTAGGGTACATGCCGGGGTCCTTCTAGCTGATGGATTCTCACTGCCATTCATTGCTCACTGCAAAAGATTTGAGTCCATCCTCAAGTGCCTCTAAGGGGGTTGACATCCTTCCTTCTTGATTTGTTTCACCAACGACGAAGGGATGGACTAAATTAAACGTGATGATTGGCTAATGGTCTCTATGGGAAAACGAAAAACCTATTATTGGAGTGGAAAAGTCAGGCTTGACCTTTGATAGGAAGAACATGTGCAGTAAGCAATAGTGAACACACCTCGTctttattgaatgaagaaaggGTACAGTGAGTCCAGATGAACGTAAGTGCAGTGAATTCAGACATATATTATAAAAACTCTCCATCTTTTCTTAACATTTTTGGTAAAGGAAAACAGACAAAATGTAGTTGCTcccgggttgcagccaagtagctgcaacccctgtggcaacaaaaaaaaatggaatctaaaaggatattttgaaaaatactataacctaTGAGGGTATTTGTGTACCCtagggggaagtgaattattctatttttttggctGCCAACAGGAGGTTGtagctacttggctgcaacccaggTAGCAGCTAaattattttcaagaaaaacaCCCCCAACGATCGAGGAAGCGTGCACTCCTAATAAATTAATCGATTAATAGGTGATTGAAGTAGGTTCGTAACCTATTTAAGGTAGCTCGACACCGATCAACCCGATTACAATCCGTACCATGCAACCTAGGCCCGTTTTAGTAAATAAGCATTCATGATGCAAGAATTTCATACCGTCAGATCCTCTTAGATccaaccgagaccgaccaagCTCAACCGATTGGCACCCCTAATTATAATGATTAAGACAATGACTACACAGGTGACGATTATCTAATCTGTACTTATCTTTTCTTGTTCCATACGTTAACAGTCAACGTTGGTCGTATCTAAACTACTGAACTACTATGAGAACTTTGACCCCCAAAAAACAAGAACTTATATGTTAACGTTGACTTTAAATTCTATGGGTACGAATTTGGAAAGATGTTGGTATCCACCTATGCACCACATTCCAGCCACTTGCGAAAATCCAATTTCTATCTTTTGTGACAAACGCCATCCGTCTCAATCAATCCAAAAGCTCAAAAGCTCAAAAGCTCAAAAGTAGCTGaatttcaaatctaaattattTATCGAAATCGAATTGAAATATTTAAATCGGATTGATAAAATTTAAGTCAAATAGCAGCACTCGCTAATGAGGAAAAGAGCTTTGAAGGAGAGTGAAGGGATGGTTTCACCAATTgaatggaggaaattcatctcCTCATCCGATCATATCTTGTAAATTATCTTTTtttcgtaattttttttttttttcattttttcctttttcactcCTTTGAGAGTGATGACCAAGCGATTGAATCCCTTATAATTATAAGCATCCAATATATCCTTTGCATTCTCTTACTGCCCATGTGTGATGTAGTCATcacatcaaaatataaaaatcaatattataaaaatacaaATAGCTTATGTTGTGATAAGTATGGTATAGCGGGGTATTTTGGgttgaaaaaataaatctagCTTTGATGAAGTTCTTTTCATAGCTATTGTGCTACtgcatgctttttttttttttttttttcagatcgATCCATTGTTTGCCtgcttgctttttttttgttgttctatCATCTACAATCTTTTGCTTGCTCTTTGTCCTAGTCCTGTTTGGTGTCCAAAAATTATCTTAGCTTTGAAAGATTTTGGAGCAAATTGCATTCCCTCCCCTGTACTTTGCTCTTATTACATTCCCTTCCcctatgttttcaaaaattagataATCCTCCACTATTAGATGTACGTTGTTAGTGTGGTGTCAGTTTTGAATTGTAAGCCTTTTGTAATTCAACCACAAATCAAATACTTATTTCACCCCTATATATGTTTCTTCTCAAACCATTTTCCCCCAAATTGAAAGGAGAAGATTTAGGATAGTGAAAACATAACCATTGTGAAAGAGATAGTCACCATCTCCAATGAAGGTGATGTAGTGATCAAGCGACGATGGAAGGTGATCAGACTCAGCAAGGAAAATACTGGACCTTGAAAAGTGATTCCAGACTAGGCAGCGATGTCGACAATGAACTACGCTCTGAGCTTTCTTCGAAAGGGAAGATTGAATTCACTCTATATCTGGGAAACCCATTGATCAAGTAGTACAGTGCTGAGTACTAGATCTTGGGTTTTAATGACTACTGAGGAATTGAGAGGAGGGTCTTTTGCAATGAGGGTTTTGGATGTTGAGGAAGCAAATGTTATatttgggttcacaaataccttcctaggttttagtattttcaaAAGACATTTCAAAATTCTGTTCCTTTGGCTGTGAATTTGGAAAGTTCCTACAATCTAGGTAGCAGGAAAATTTCATCCCATTTTGCTAGGTTACCTTTGCTTGATGGGGTTATCTATCATGTGGCTGCCTAGTTAACACTTCACAACATGGTAAACTAAGGTGTGGATCTATTGGAATCATCCTTGCATGCCACATtcaaagaagggaaagaggcACACAAGTGGtattttgatcaattttgtattttatatgtcgttgactaaaataccctttgGTGCTTCCTTTTGAATGTGGCATACATGAATTATCACTGGAAGATTCTTTTTTAGAGGTTCTGTGCAAGAAAAATTCATCTAGCATATAATCAAAAGGATcgagttttttttcccctgcagTGGAAAGAGAATCTCTTTCCCACGGGTTACAATGGTTGGATAGGACTCAAAAGGGGTATTTTTGACCTTTAATATAGGGGGGAGATCATGATGAAATTACATGGTTGTCACTAGTCAAGAGTTCCAACATAAGAACCCATGGGGAATCTCTTCATcctaggtgaaggaaaactttaaaagaaagaaaaccaattACAATGTGAGTTGACTATTCACTGAAACTTGCTACAAAATTTGGTGTGTGAGTAAATATCCTATCTATCCAACAATCCAGTTGCATTTGGTTAtgtattcttggaatgcattctaggTTTGAATGCATTCTAAGAAGTTGATGAGCACATTATGTGtaaaatcttaggtagtaaagaatgcaattttacatatttagaatggagttattttgggttttactctcttgtATTTTAAAGACCTTAAAGAATATCGGGCGTCATATCTACAATTTTACATCTAAaaaggtcctgtttcttttcatgattgtgaagaggatgaaattatgagtaagatggacatgttgcattaaaagtacacatctatttggtcacccgtacaagtgattattattatttttttttgctagaaaaagaataatggatcagaactgaaccgaaaTGCAAAACTAGccatttgcaattgtcccagatgtgcaaagaatattctaaatgccaacaaggatcgattgACCCCCTTGAGTGATGAAGGTTCTTTTTTtcgtaacaacaactacctaatcctttgctcaccaggaggtctcaagttcgaacatCTTGGCTGCtatattttagatatttttttagaagattttctctctccacttatcACTTAAAACAAGGGGCATGGATGAAACTTCCTACTCAATTGGAAGATGTTCTAATCGATTCAAGCAAGGAATAGGAGGTTGGCCAAGGGAGTTTGTGTGCAAattagaaaaggagagaaaataaataaaagaagaaaaaaaatattttttttggaagattatctctctcctcctcatcacttaaagcaaggggCATGGATGAAACTTCCTACTCAATTAGAAGATGTCCTAATCGATTTAAGCAAGGAATAGGAAGTCGGCCAAGAGAGTTTGTGCTCAAGTTgaacaaggagagagagaaaaaaaaaaaacgggaGTTTGTGCGTAAgttggaaaaggagagagaaaataaataatagaagaaaaatagggaaaaaacaACCCAAAATCGTTGGATCTCCTCTTCTCCCacacaattttccttttctctctcttctctctcctccacctcatcactaacatATGGAATATGTTGTTGTTGATCCCCCCAATCACACCCAAATCGTTGGATACCTCTCCCTTTTTATacgatttttcttccctctcttttctctcccttatctcttcattctctcttgttgtcaCCTCAGTATTTTAGATTCCAACTAGGAAACCAACTTGTTGTCCTAACCCTACCCCCATCCCCTATATAAACTCAAGCAAGGAGCATACCATTCTCTCTTAGGATTTTCTTTA
This is a stretch of genomic DNA from Macadamia integrifolia cultivar HAES 741 unplaced genomic scaffold, SCU_Mint_v3 scaffold2704, whole genome shotgun sequence. It encodes these proteins:
- the LOC122067089 gene encoding F-box protein At1g61340-like, giving the protein MALGKSYSSKLKSRGLNASNVEATDEGLVLVHCTRAMGRKRIIVSNRTAMETLPFSSNFRTPSKRRQGMRTIRDDEKSLLEALPEDILVRILCCVYHDDLKQLIQVSKFVRDATLVAKQSHFAYSTPRAKISSLSSDLEHYSPEAPNAPRQQRCPRSRISRKKLSDISVALFHTPEDERWSRDGLFDQTGV